The Paenibacillus yonginensis genome segment TGCAATACACACCGGTTCCAGCAGATGCAGATGATAAAGAAACGCTGCTGCAACTAAAAAAAACACTGGCCGACTTATATCTTATCGAAATGAGCGTTACTCGAGAGATGATCCAAGATTACATTACTGTAATTGCTGCCGCTAGAAAAGGGGAATGTCCTAATGAGTTCTATTGAATTTATGGCCCCTGTTTTAGCTTTTTCTGATTCAAATAGTTCAGAGTCAAGGTGTTTTGGATGAGTCGGCATGCCAAGACTTTAGCATCTCTTGTGCTTGAATCGGATCGTCCATAAGCAAAGTCCGATATTCCAGCATTTTGTTAAGGGTGCCCAGCATTTGGTCGTACTCTTCCTTTTTGCTCTCGATCTCCTTCTTCTTGTTGTGAATCCAATCAATAATCTGACGGTTCGTTTGGGTGTTGGCGTCGTGATCCCTCAAAACTTCCTTCAGTTCAGCAAGCGAACAGCCGATAGACTGGAACTTCTTAATGAGCTTTAACCGCTCGACAGCCTCTTCCGAATAATTACGATAATTGTTGCTTTCCCGCCGGACATGCCGATCATCCAGCAAACCTTCCTTTTCGTAATAACGGATCGTATGGATCGTTAATCCCATCTTGTCCGCCAATTCCTGAATTTTCATACTCATTTCTCCTTGGATAGCTTGCTATAGAGTTCACTTCATAGTTTATGCTTAGCATGTTCAAGCAGTCAACACATGAAGGAGGATATCATGATGAAGGTTTTTGTAACAGGAGCAACAGGGTACGTCGGGTCTGCTGTCGTCCGGGAACTGATCGGCGCGGGACATACCGTATCGGGTCTCTGCCGTTCAGAAGAGAAAGCCGCGGGACTAAAGGCTGCAGGAGCCGAAACGGTGTACGGTACGCTGGACGATCTCGATACGCTGGGTAGAGCCGCCGCGGCTGCGGATGGCGTGATTCATTTGGCGTTCACCAACGATTTTTCCAACTTTGAAGGCGCGCTGGATCTAGATTTGCGGGCTGTTGAAGTCATGGGAGCAGCGCTGGAAGGCTCCGGGAAGCCGTTTATTACGACGGCTCACGCAAATGGACATACCGTAGATCAAGCAGTGCTTGCAAAGGCAGAGCAGGGCGTTAGGGCATCAATCGTCTCGCTTGCGCCGTCCGTGCACGGCGAAGGCGATAAGGGGCTTTGTGCCTATGATGATCAACATCGCCCGGGCGAAGGGCTTCGCGGCCTACATCGGCGACGGAATGAATCGCTGGCCGGCGGTTCACCGTCTGGATGCGGCGGTTCTGTACCGCCTGGCGCTGGAATCCGCCCCGGCGGGCTCGCGGCTGCTAGGCGCCGGCGATGAAGGCATTCCGTTCCATGAGATCGCTGCGGTCATCGGGCGTCAATTGAAAGTGCCAACGGTCAGCATCACGCCTGAAGAAGCGGCCGCCCATTTCGGCTTTCTTGGCACCATAGCGGCATTTGATATCACAAGTTTGTACAACGCTAAGCAAGCGAGTCTGGAAACACGGGAGCTTCTGGGCTGGAAACCGATGCAGCCCGGGCTGATCGCCGATCTCGAAGCAGGGCATTATTTTGCATAAAAAATGGAGGGTGTACCCACGTTCTTAAATGGCGGGTTGGGATACCTCCATATTATTATATTCAGGTTAATTCCTTAACCCAATTAGATGGCAAAATGAGAACCTGACTCGTAAAAAAGCAGTGGCGGACTAGGAACCCGAAGGACCTGGACTGTCGCTGCTTTTATTAAGTGCTGCCAGAAATAAAAGGCTCCGTTGCAGGTGCCACTGGTCTTATACAGAAGATCCCTTATTACTCTTTAAACGATATTTCTTTGGCGTGCTGCCGGTCAATTTCTTAAAAACCTTGGTAAAGTGGCTCTGATCCGTAAAATTGAGCAATGTGCTGATTTTTGTAATTGAATAGTCTGTCCAATCTAGCAGGTGTTTCGCTTCCTTAATTTTAGCTTTCTGAATGTACTCTCCTACGGTCATCCCGACTTCTTGTTTGAACAAGGTGGATAGATAGCTCGGATTAAGATGGACATGATGGACTAAATCATCAAGAGATATAGGCTCATATAAATGAGAGAAAATATAGTTGTGGCAACTTGAGATGGGTTTTGAGTAGAGATGTTCGATCGCCTGCTTGACGCGGTCAGCAAATGTACATAAGGCCTCTTCTAAAAGCTGGTCCACATTTTCGGGTTGGGTAACGTCTTCTATTTTCTGGATATAAAGATCGCTTAGTGTAAAGGCGATTTCAGAGTTTAGCCCTCCGCGGATTGCGGCTCTTGTTCCTACAGCTATGGCAGAGATAGCCAGATTTTTTTTGCTGCGCAGAAAGCTGCTCTTGGATAATGTCCCCAATTGGCCCTCTGGGAGCCTGTGAAACAAGCTCAGCAGTTCCTCCTTATTTCCTCTCTCAATGGTTTGAAACAGTTCGGCATCATAAGCCGGGTCATGGTGCAAAGCCTCTTTTTCCCGATTTTTTGCAACTACGGCATCGGCGTTCTCTACCTCTGCTTCAAACTCTTCCATCAATTTCTCTGTTTCCACCATTTCTCGAGTAATAAGTTTTTCATAGGTCATGTAATATAACAGCATCCCCATGGACTGAAGCTGTTGGTGGCTAATAACGGTTAAGGAGTTGTAATAAGAAAAATAAGACAAGTTATTTCTATTGATCCCGTAATCATTTAATAACCCGGTTAATTGGTCTTCCCGCAGTCTAAAGGGAATTGAGGGTCCAATGATCAGGGTACCAAAAGCTCTGTTGTCTTCTCTTAAGTGTAAAAAAATATAAGTTTCAAAATGATTTAGGGTTACTATAACCGGCCGGGGAATTTCCACAGCTAAATGCTTAGGCTTTATTTGGTTTATCGCTGACTCAAAGTACGGGTGGTCATTACTTGTTGGCCATTTAAAGATAAGATCCGTATGGTTATCCACAAAGGCATAAGGAACGTCAAAAGACTCTGAAATGACCTGACAAATATCCCAAAGTTTATGGTTATTCCCGAATCCGCAACTCATTGAACTTTCCTCCAATAGGTTAAGCTAAGTTCTTATTTGTTAAGCCGAAGGGTCCTTTGCAAGTAAATTGTATAAAAATAATACAATTAATATAAAAGTTATACCATAAGTCATACGGAAAAATAATTATGATGGAACAAAAGGAAACGCTTCCTTTTTAATTGATAAGTCGTACTCCTTTTTAAATCATTCCAACACTCATACAGGGAGGAATAACAAATGACCCGTAATTTTGATGAAATTATTAAAAAAATGACCCTGCAGGAAAAGGCCAGCCTTTTCTCAGGACTGGACTTTTGGCATACGAAAGGGATTGAAAGCTTAGGAATCCCATCTCTAATGGTGACGGATGGACCGCATGGCCTCAGAAAACAAGCGGAAGGTGCCGACCACCTTGGCATTTATGATAGTGTTCCGGCTACTTGTTTCCCGTCAGCTGCCGGCCTTGCCTGCTCATGGGACCGGGATCTGATTTATCAGGTCGGGCAGGCGCTTGGTGAGGAATGTCAGGCTGAGGATGTGGCCGTACTGCTTGGACCTGGTGCCAACATTAAACGATCCCCGCTTTGCGGCCGGAACTTTGAATATTTTTCCGAAGACCCTTATTTATCCTCCCAAATGGCAGCAAACCATATTAAAGGGGTCCAAAGCCAAGGGGTAGGTTCATCGCTGAAACACTTTGCGGCCAATAACCAAGAGCACCGGCGGATGTCTGTAAATGCTGAGATTGATGAGCGGACTTTAAGAGAAATCTATCTGGCCAGTTTTGAAACCGCTGTGGATCGGCTACACTAAGTTGGACAATGAAAATAAGGGCTTGTAGAATAGACCTATCATACGAAGGAGCGGATCTCTACAATGCCAAAACAACGACGTACCTTTACTGCAGAATTTAAGCGACAAATGGTACAGCTTTATGAGAATGGGAAGTCCAGGGCAGCGATTGTGGAGGAATACGACCTCACAGCTTCCGCTTTAGACCGTTGGATTATTCAGGCTCAGACAACGGGTTCCTTTAAGGAAAAGGATAATCGTTCATCAGAAGAAACCGAACTGATGGCGTTACGAAAAGAGAACCAACGTCTGAAGATGGAGGTAGATATTTTAAAGCAAGCGGCGCTGATCATGGGACGAAAGTAGCTATCATTCGGAATAACCTGGATAAATACTCGGTATCAGCATTGTGTAACGTCCTGCAAATTGCAAGAAGTACGTACTATTATGAAGCCAAAGAACGACCGAATGAAGATGGGTTATCAAAGGCTATTGTGGAAATCTTCTATAAGAACCGAAAAGCCTACGGTACACGAAAGATCAAAACCAAGCTCCAGAAACAAGGACTCATCGTGTCTAGACGCCGTATTGGCCGAATCATGCGTGAGCAAGGCCTGGTCTCCACCTATACCATTGCCCAGTTTAAGCCCCACAAAACGGCCTGTAATGAGGCGGCAACGACGAATGTGTTAGCTCGTGAGTTTGACCAGGCTGAAATTAAGCGCTTCGTGGTCAGCGATCTAACGTATGTGAAGGTAGGGCACCGTTGGCACTACATTTGCGTCCTCATCGACCTGTTCAATCGAGAGATCATTGGCCATAGTGCAGGTCCACATAAGGACGCTGCTCTGGTTTCGCGCGCCTTTGCTACGGTAGAAGGTGACCTGAGCCAAATCCAGTGGTTTCATACGGACCGTGGAAGTGAGTTTAAAAACCAGAAGATGGACGAGCTTCTGGAAACCTTTGAGATCAGTCGATCGTTAAGCGCGAAGGGTTGTCCTTATGACAACGCTGTAGCGGAAGCAACCTACAAGGTCATGAAAACGGAGTTCATCCATCAGATGGAGTTCCAGAGCCTCGATCACCTGCAGTTGGAACTATACGACTATGTTAACTGGTTTAACAAGCATCGAATTCATGGATCATTGGGGTACATGACGCCTGTTCAGTACCGTCAAGTAGCCCTTAAAAAAGCTGTCTGATTTAATGTTGACAATCCACTTTAATTACGATAGGGAAGGCGAAAGAAGGGCTTTATGCGGATGTGCAGCAGCAGTTGCGTTATGTCCAGGAAAAGTGTCCCTTTCACTTTCTGCGTTTCCATGGGATTTTTGACGACGATATGATGGTTTATCAGGAGGATTCCAAAGGGAACCCTACGTTTAATTTTCGGTATGTCAATGAGCTGTTCGATTTCTTATTATCCATTGGTCTCAAACCCTTCGTTGAACTTGGATTTATGCCTTCAGCACTAGCAAGTGATCAAAGCAAAACTGTATTCTATAAACCCAGTTACACAAGTCCGCCTAAGTCCTTAGACAAATGGTGCAAATTAATGGAGGGGTTTATTTACAATTGCTTTAATCGCTATGGTAGAAGGGAAATTGAAAGCTGGCGTTTTGAGTTTTGGAATGAACCTGAATTTAGTGTGTTTTGGTCGGGGACTAAAGAGGAATATCAGGAATTTTATCGCGCGACTTATGAGACACTGAAAAAGATTTCGTCCAGACTCCAAATTGGGGCACCCGGTCGGATCATTACATTAGAGTCCAACGAATATGGGGCCGAATTTTTCTCATATTGTCAGGAGCATTCCTGTATCCCCGATTTCCTTCCTATTCATTTCTATCCGCATGAGGAATTAAATCTTAATTTGGATAACATGAATCAGATGTTTATTACCCAAACCTATGAGAATATGCTGAGTAATTTTACAGGTATTTCTCCTAATCCTGATTATTTAAAGACTTCGCTCGAACAGGAAAATGGATTGTCAACATTAAATCAGACAGCTTTTTTAAGGGCTACTTGACGGTACTGAACAGGCGTCATGTACCCCAATGATCCATGAATTCGATGCTTGTTAAACCAGTTAACATAGTCGTATAGTTCCAACTGCAGGTGATCGAGGCTCTGGAACTCCATCTGATGGATGAACTCCGTTTTCATGACCTTGTAGGTTGCTTCCGCTACAGCGTTGTCATAAGGACAACCCTTCGCGCTTAACGATCGACTGATCTCAAAGGTTTCCAGAAGCTCGTCCATCTTCTGGTTTTTAAACTCACTTCCACGGTCCGTATGAAACCACTGGATTTGGCTCAGGTCACCTTCTACCGTAGCAAAGGCGCGCGAAACCAGAGCAGCGTCCTTATGTGGACCTGCACTATGGCCAATGATCTCTCGATTGAACAGGTCGATGAGGACGCAAATGTAGTGCCAACGGTGCCCTACCTTCACATACGTTAGATCGCTGACCACGAAGCGCTTAATTTCAGCCTGGTCAAACTCACGAGCTAACACATTCGTCGTTGCCGCCTCATTACAGGCCGTTTTGTGGGGCTTAAACTGGGCAATGGTATAGGTGGAGACCAGGCCTTGCTCACGCATGATTCGGCCAATACGGCGTCTAGACACGATGAGTCCTTGTTCCTGGAGCTTGGTTTTGATCTTTCGTGTACCGTAGGCTTTTCGGTTCTTATAGAAGATTTCCACAATAGCCTTTGATAACCCATCTTCATTCGGTCGTTCTTTGGCTTCATAATAGTACGTACTTCTTGCAATTTGCAGGACGTTACACAATGCTGATACCGAGTATTTATCCAGGTTATTCCGAATGATAGCTACTTTCGTCCCATGATCAGCGCCGCTTGCTTTAAAATATCTACCTCCATCTTCAGACGTTGGTTCTCTTTTCGTAACGCCATCAGTTCGGTTTCTTCTGATGAACGATTATCCTTTTCCTTAAAGGAACCCGTTGTCTGAGCCTGAATAATCCAACGGTCTAAAGCGGAAGCTGTGAGGT includes the following:
- a CDS encoding helix-turn-helix domain-containing protein, with the translated sequence MSCGFGNNHKLWDICQVISESFDVPYAFVDNHTDLIFKWPTSNDHPYFESAINQIKPKHLAVEIPRPVIVTLNHFETYIFLHLREDNRAFGTLIIGPSIPFRLREDQLTGLLNDYGINRNNLSYFSYYNSLTVISHQQLQSMGMLLYYMTYEKLITREMVETEKLMEEFEAEVENADAVVAKNREKEALHHDPAYDAELFQTIERGNKEELLSLFHRLPEGQLGTLSKSSFLRSKKNLAISAIAVGTRAAIRGGLNSEIAFTLSDLYIQKIEDVTQPENVDQLLEEALCTFADRVKQAIEHLYSKPISSCHNYIFSHLYEPISLDDLVHHVHLNPSYLSTLFKQEVGMTVGEYIQKAKIKEAKHLLDWTDYSITKISTLLNFTDQSHFTKVFKKLTGSTPKKYRLKSNKGSSV
- a CDS encoding GH39 family glycosyl hydrolase, coding for MQQQLRYVQEKCPFHFLRFHGIFDDDMMVYQEDSKGNPTFNFRYVNELFDFLLSIGLKPFVELGFMPSALASDQSKTVFYKPSYTSPPKSLDKWCKLMEGFIYNCFNRYGRREIESWRFEFWNEPEFSVFWSGTKEEYQEFYRATYETLKKISSRLQIGAPGRIITLESNEYGAEFFSYCQEHSCIPDFLPIHFYPHEELNLNLDNMNQMFITQTYENMLSNFTGISPNPDYLKTSLEQENGLSTLNQTAFLRAT
- a CDS encoding IS3 family transposase (programmed frameshift), producing MPKQRRTFTAEFKRQMVQLYENGKSRAAIVEEYDLTASALDRWIIQAQTTGSFKEKDNRSSEETELMALRKENQRLKMEVDIFKASGADHGTKVAIIRNNLDKYSVSALCNVLQIARSTYYYEAKERPNEDGLSKAIVEIFYKNRKAYGTRKIKTKLQKQGLIVSRRRIGRIMREQGLVSTYTIAQFKPHKTACNEAATTNVLAREFDQAEIKRFVVSDLTYVKVGHRWHYICVLIDLFNREIIGHSAGPHKDAALVSRAFATVEGDLSQIQWFHTDRGSEFKNQKMDELLETFEISRSLSAKGCPYDNAVAEATYKVMKTEFIHQMEFQSLDHLQLELYDYVNWFNKHRIHGSLGYMTPVQYRQVALKKAV
- a CDS encoding IS3 family transposase (programmed frameshift) encodes the protein MPKQRRTFTAEFKRQMVQLYENGKSRAAIVEEYDLTASALDRWIIQAQTTGSFKEKDNRSSEETELMALRKENQRLKMEVDIFKASGADHGTKVAIIRNNLDKYSVSALCNVLQIARSTYYYEAKERPNEDGLSKAIVEIFYKNRKAYGTRKIKTKLQEQGLIVSRRRIGRIMREQGLVSTYTIAQFKPHKTACNEAATTNVLAREFDQAEIKRFVVSDLTYVKVGHRWHYICVLIDLFNREIIGHSAGPHKDAALVSRAFATVEGDLSQIQWFHTDRGSEFKNQKMDELLETFEISRSLSAKGCPYDNAVAEATYKVMKTEFIHQMEFQSLDHLQLELYDYVNWFNKHRIHGSLGYMTPVQYRQVALKKAV
- a CDS encoding MerR family transcriptional regulator; translated protein: MKIQELADKMGLTIHTIRYYEKEGLLDDRHVRRESNNYRNYSEEAVERLKLIKKFQSIGCSLAELKEVLRDHDANTQTNRQIIDWIHNKKKEIESKKEEYDQMLGTLNKMLEYRTLLMDDPIQAQEMLKSWHADSSKTP